A genomic region of Ensifer adhaerens contains the following coding sequences:
- a CDS encoding LysR substrate-binding domain-containing protein yields MKALHFLPYIRAFEAVARIGSVRQAADELGLSPGAVSLQLRRLSETTGLTLLEKSGRNIKLTAAGRDFAQTVSHAIGNLAAAVEDGTDRRLESHQHKLTVALPPALAIAWMAGLLVQFAGARGLTDLSMRNCIRASDVAWDDVDLAVVYDNPPFDGLWWQAVSDVKLRTVCSPLLFPRLEGPLRERKLRDVTLLHEDDGREWTRWSAASRISLEGSRSVRVQSVAIAVASALQGQGIALVSDVLTRSYLYEGRLIQPFPTAIPASAGYYLLCPTEKAEEPLIQAFANQIAAHLRGERSGEKQAQ; encoded by the coding sequence ATGAAGGCGCTGCATTTCCTGCCCTATATCCGGGCATTCGAGGCTGTTGCGCGCATCGGCTCGGTGCGCCAGGCGGCGGACGAGTTGGGCTTGAGCCCCGGCGCCGTGTCGCTGCAACTGCGCCGCCTGTCGGAGACGACCGGGCTGACGCTTCTCGAAAAGTCCGGACGCAACATCAAGCTCACGGCAGCTGGCCGCGACTTCGCGCAGACGGTCTCCCACGCGATCGGCAACCTTGCTGCAGCCGTCGAGGACGGCACCGACCGACGGCTCGAAAGCCACCAGCACAAGCTGACCGTCGCCCTGCCACCGGCGCTGGCGATTGCCTGGATGGCCGGGCTGCTGGTGCAGTTTGCCGGTGCGCGAGGTTTGACCGACCTTTCAATGCGCAACTGCATTCGCGCCAGCGACGTCGCCTGGGACGATGTCGATCTCGCCGTCGTCTACGACAACCCGCCTTTCGACGGCCTGTGGTGGCAGGCGGTCAGCGACGTGAAACTGCGCACGGTCTGCTCGCCGCTGCTCTTCCCCCGGCTCGAAGGGCCGCTACGCGAGAGGAAGCTGCGCGACGTCACGCTGCTGCATGAGGATGACGGCCGGGAATGGACGCGCTGGTCGGCCGCTTCGCGCATTTCGCTCGAAGGCAGCCGTAGCGTGCGCGTGCAATCGGTCGCGATCGCCGTAGCCTCGGCGCTGCAGGGCCAGGGAATCGCCCTCGTTTCCGACGTACTGACGCGCTCCTATCTCTACGAGGGACGCCTGATCCAGCCATTTCCGACGGCGATACCGGCGTCGGCCGGCTACTACCTGCTCTGCCCGACGGAAAAGGCAGAGGAGCCGCTGATCCAGGCCTTCGCCAACCAGATCGCAGCACACCTGCGCGGCGAGCGATCCGGCGAAAAGCAGGCTCAGTAG